In a genomic window of Rhinoderma darwinii isolate aRhiDar2 chromosome 10, aRhiDar2.hap1, whole genome shotgun sequence:
- the LOC142662444 gene encoding nicotinamide N-methyltransferase-like, with amino-acid sequence MDSSPHKFYHVHGFDSRQFLEHYFSDKPDMVFGDDTLKFQIENLRQVFTVGHINGDILVDLSLSSIVHHLYSACEFFKNIIVLKVNNRCIMELKRWVDDRTGAFYWGHASTLLQEKEENSDQCQDQEAKLRSAIQHVVKYDLEKENMTDPLVLPPADCVISVWILDAISKDQEDYIRYLRKFSRLLKPGGHIILIGSEGTTYFTVGKNKFHAFTYNENFIRKSLVGEGFIIDYCNVKERMAVSDITDYKSTILIAAHKEK; translated from the exons ATGGATTCCAGTCCCCATAAGTTCTATCATGTACATGGCTTTGATTCCAGACAATTTCTGGAGCATTACTTTTCAGATAAACCTGACATGGTCTTTGGAGATGACACCTTGAAATTTCAGATTGAAAATCTTAGACAAGTTTTCACAGTAG GTCATATTAATGGAGACATCTTGGTTGACCTCAGTCTTAGTTCTATCGTTCATCATCTCTATTCAGCCTGTGagtttttcaaaaacatcatagtGCTGAAGGTCAATAACAGATGCATCATGGAGCTGAAGAGATGGGTGGACGATCGTACAGGAGCATTTTATTGGGGCCACGCATCAACACTTCTacaagagaaagaagaaaacag TGATCAGTGTCAGGACCAGGAAGCAAAACTGAGATCAGCCATTCAACATGTTGTGAAATACGATCTGGAGAAAGAGAATATGACAGACCCGCTGGTCTTACCACCAGCCgattgtgtcatcagtgtttggattCTGGATGCTATCAGCAAAGACCAAGAAGATTACATCAGATATCTGAGGAAGTTCTCTAGGTTGCTGAAACCTGGAGGACACATCATATTAATTGGAAGTGAAGGGACAACATATTTCACAGTCGGTAAAAACAAGTTCCATGCTTTTAcatataatgagaattttatcaGGAAATCTCTAGTTGGAGAAGGCTTTATCATTGATTACTGTAATGTCAAGGAGAGAATGGCTGTGAGTGACATTACTGACTATAAATCCACTATATTAATTGCAGCTCACAAGGAGAAGTAG